In Spirobacillus cienkowskii, a genomic segment contains:
- a CDS encoding iron ABC transporter permease, with protein MLSCMFNLYFGSINFKSFFNLYIESHELFGKILKLRVINLMQVVLVGATLPLCGYILQKLLRNPLADPFILGVSSGGTFFSALFLMVYPLIPIYYSSLFNVFPIQPIFAFVGCVFSFLIIFYMRKKILNVQDEFTYIIIGIILNSFFSSLLLIIFTVAKPSQLLEIQNYLIGNIQQCSSIQLIFCYIIVSFIIYKLLNYVKYLDILLFGDEFAKSIGVDPTHLRKKIIFLICIIISIVIVLSGSIAFIGLIIPHIIKRIHRFSSQFEVILSMILGAIVLINADTLSRTLFSPAQLSIGIFTAILGAPLLSYILFKRFKI; from the coding sequence ATGTTATCATGTATGTTTAATTTGTATTTTGGCTCAATTAATTTTAAAAGTTTTTTTAATTTATATATTGAATCGCATGAATTGTTTGGTAAAATTTTAAAATTAAGAGTTATTAATCTTATGCAAGTTGTTCTGGTTGGAGCAACTCTTCCTCTTTGTGGCTATATTTTACAAAAATTATTAAGAAATCCATTAGCTGATCCTTTTATTCTTGGTGTTTCATCTGGAGGGACATTTTTTTCTGCTCTTTTTTTAATGGTTTATCCTTTAATTCCTATTTATTATAGTTCGTTATTTAACGTATTTCCAATTCAACCAATTTTTGCATTTGTTGGCTGTGTGTTTTCTTTTTTAATTATATTTTATATGCGCAAAAAGATTTTAAACGTTCAAGATGAATTTACATATATAATTATAGGTATAATTTTAAATTCATTTTTCTCTTCTTTATTATTAATTATTTTTACTGTCGCAAAGCCAAGTCAATTATTAGAGATTCAAAATTATCTTATTGGAAATATTCAGCAATGTTCAAGTATACAGCTAATTTTTTGTTATATTATAGTTAGTTTTATAATATATAAATTATTAAATTATGTAAAATATTTGGATATTCTTTTATTTGGAGACGAATTTGCAAAATCTATTGGTGTAGATCCAACTCATTTAAGAAAAAAAATAATTTTTTTAATTTGTATAATTATTTCTATAGTTATAGTTTTATCTGGATCAATCGCTTTTATAGGATTAATAATACCTCATATTATAAAAAGAATACATAGATTTTCATCACAATTTGAAGTGATTTTGAGTATGATTTTAGGTGCGATTGTTTTAATAAATGCTGATACACTTTCTAGAACATTATTTTCTCCTGCACAATTATCTATAGGTATATTTACTGCAATTTTGGGAGCACCTTTACTTTCATATATTTTATTTAAAAGGTTCAAAATATGA
- a CDS encoding ABC transporter substrate-binding protein produces MKNILYFLLFLSNFIFVELSFSKSDYKIVSLAPNLTEIVYALGLGDNLVGNTFLCDYPEEANKIEKIGNFNAPNIEKILALKANIVLATEGNPKDKLNTLNSLGIKVIYFKADSIYDLAAEIIKLGSYLEKKEKANLISESILKSYNNLKSSKNNLSFLFALQFNPVYSFSDNTWLGDLFKQAGFKNIVARSLIKYPKITNEFLLNHDPNIILAGTLDGKTYQESVNFQKINIEKIFGEKARSIKLIIVPKDILVRPGPRIVEGIKFLESLKIEK; encoded by the coding sequence ATGAAAAATATACTTTATTTTTTATTATTTTTATCTAATTTTATTTTTGTAGAATTAAGTTTTTCAAAAAGTGATTATAAAATTGTTTCTTTAGCTCCAAACTTAACAGAAATAGTTTATGCTTTAGGGTTAGGCGATAATTTGGTTGGAAATACTTTTTTATGTGACTATCCGGAAGAAGCAAATAAAATTGAAAAAATCGGAAATTTTAACGCACCAAACATCGAAAAAATTCTAGCTCTAAAAGCAAATATTGTTCTTGCTACCGAAGGAAATCCAAAAGACAAATTAAATACATTAAACAGTTTAGGAATAAAAGTTATATATTTTAAAGCAGATAGTATTTATGATTTGGCTGCAGAAATAATAAAATTAGGAAGTTATTTAGAAAAAAAAGAAAAAGCTAATCTTATTTCTGAATCAATTTTAAAAAGTTATAATAATTTAAAATCCTCAAAAAATAATTTGAGTTTTTTGTTTGCTTTACAATTTAATCCTGTGTACTCATTTAGCGATAACACATGGTTAGGTGATTTATTTAAACAAGCTGGTTTTAAAAATATTGTAGCTAGAAGTTTGATTAAATATCCAAAAATTACAAATGAATTTTTATTAAATCATGATCCTAATATTATTTTAGCAGGTACTTTGGATGGTAAAACTTATCAAGAAAGTGTAAATTTTCAAAAAATAAATATTGAAAAAATATTTGGGGAAAAAGCAAGATCAATTAAGCTAATTATTGTACCAAAAGATATTCTTGTAAGACCAGGACCTCGTATTGTTGAAGGAATTAAATTTCTAGAGAGTTTAAAAATTGAAAAGTAG
- a CDS encoding ATP-binding cassette domain-containing protein, which translates to MNYFEIKAENLAYITNFGDVLVRNVNFLFKSGDIICLIGKNGSGKSTLLKLCSGILRNYYGNLTLNNQNVKNFLNNTHISWLPQNLPRPENFNVKEFLYLNEDFLNNKTLSYNKKEIDYFRVLSDFGLSHLEKRELIQLSGGEWKMVQLARIWAYKSKIIFLDEPENDLDISCKNTLIHKIKKIACQNNSIVFIATHNLLFVKELANNICVLNNGLWVWNSRSEIFWNSKIIQKTFGVDSYLKIFNN; encoded by the coding sequence ATGAATTATTTTGAAATTAAAGCTGAAAATTTGGCGTATATTACTAATTTTGGTGATGTGTTAGTAAGAAATGTTAATTTCTTATTTAAATCTGGAGATATTATATGCTTAATAGGAAAAAATGGTTCTGGTAAAAGTACGTTATTAAAATTGTGTTCAGGTATATTAAGAAATTATTATGGAAATTTAACTTTAAATAATCAAAATGTTAAGAATTTTTTAAATAATACTCATATTTCTTGGCTACCTCAAAATTTACCTAGACCAGAAAATTTTAATGTTAAGGAATTTCTCTATTTAAATGAAGATTTTTTGAATAATAAAACTTTGTCTTATAATAAAAAAGAGATTGACTATTTTCGGGTTTTAAGTGATTTTGGGTTGTCTCACTTAGAAAAAAGAGAACTTATCCAACTAAGTGGGGGTGAGTGGAAAATGGTGCAATTAGCAAGAATATGGGCCTATAAATCAAAGATAATCTTTTTGGATGAGCCCGAAAATGATTTAGATATCTCATGTAAGAACACTTTAATTCACAAAATTAAAAAGATTGCATGTCAAAATAATTCTATTGTTTTTATAGCAACACATAATTTGCTATTTGTAAAAGAGTTAGCAAATAATATTTGCGTGTTAAATAATGGGCTTTGGGTTTGGAATTCAAGATCAGAAATATTTTGGAATTCTAAAATAATACAAAAAACATTTGGCGTTGATAGTTATTTAAAAATATTTAATAATTGA